The DNA region TGCAGGAAGATCCCCCCCTTTAATGATCGGGGCTCTTATCGCCTGCATACTGGTTCTGGGCTTTAACTACTGGGTGTGCAGCTCCCGCAACCTTGAGCTACAGGTGAGTGAATCTATATgtctttatgtttttctgtggaTCTTGAACCATACTGAACATTGCAAATATTCCCATTTGAAATTGGTACTGCAATTTTTGTTTAAAGGCCACTGGAGTGAGCATCATACGTTGAATGGAGATGATGTGTCgatgaaacatgtttttattattaactgATTCTGTTGGTGCAGATCATCATTTTTATGCCATAATTTTGGTgtcattttattaaatttttttatgttGGACGGCCTTTTTGCTCCCTATTTAATTTCCTTATCCAACTTTCAGAGAAGCAGATACATTTTTGACATATCCTTTCGTACAAGTCACTATAAATACTTAACCTAACCCAGGACCTTGATAGTTTTGTATTGCAGAACAGGAATAGACCCAAGGCTCAATCACACATCTCAGCTGTTCTGTGAAGCATGTATGGCCTTGTTACTGAAAGCCTTTTACTTTCTTGGGTGTAtgtgacattaaattaaatttttcacATACCCAGGTTCTAGCCATGTTCGCTTAACAGAAAgattattgtttgtgttctgtTCTGTCTGAATCTTATTGGGTTGAGCTCATGCAGAATAAAACAGTTGTAAATAGAGTGATGTGTCCTTCACCTCGATGTCTTTCTGTGCTTGATTCAGACTAAGCTGTATGAGATGGAGGGCCAAGTGCGACGTGGAGCAGCTGAGCGAGGAGTATCAGAGATTAAGAAGAATGAGTTCCAGGAGGAGatccagagacagaaagaggagatCACTCACCAAGAAAGTCTGTTCAAGAGACAGCTGGAAGCATTAGAGAAGTCCTGCAACCAAGAGAAGGTGCACACATACACCTCTGGGAGCGAATGTTAAAATATTGCCTATGAACTACCACCACAATTGAATTTGGGGCcaataaaacagttattttgCTTACTTATTGTAGTGATCCACAATAAACTTAGAAATTATGAATGACAAAATTGATGATTAATTAATTGGTAATTTTGCTTTTAGGATGCACTGCAGGAGAACATGTCCTCTTCTGCcaaaataacacaggaaatcaGAGGTAACTGTTGACATTTATCCTGTTTAATCCAAAAAACAATAGCAGACAGATCtccaaagaaaaataatgagtgaaataaataacattctCATGTGGCTCTTATTGTCTTGCTTGTGTTTGTAATTCAGGTCGGGTGAATCAGCTGAATGAAGAAGTGGGGAAGCTTCAAAAGGAGCTACAGAGTTGCCAAGGCAACATCAACACCCTTAACAGCAAACTCACTTATGACATGTAAGATGAATTTTTCTGCATTTATAGTTATTGCAGCTCTCTTGATTACAGTAATCACGATTGATCATGAACTCTTCTTATGAATTGACACAGTGATtgcattaaatatatttattttattcctttgttaaaatgtctgtgtgtgtctgtttttacgCAGGACCCAGTGTCACTCTCAGGTCCTGTCCCAGAAGGAGTTGTGTGATGAGAGAGTAGCAGCTGCTAAACTTGAAGTTCAGACGAAAATGGAGAAGCTCATCAGCTCTCCCTCAGTCGTCACCTCACAGGTGAGTTGGGTTTTCTGTTTGATATGGAGCCATGTGACGTCCAGAGCCTTTTCACAAGGTTTGCATCCGAGCAGTTGATCTGTGCTGATATAGCCATATGGAAATTATAAACGCACCATTCCTCTGTTAAAACCCTGTTAAGTGTAATGTTAAACCTACatttatttgcatgtgtttgtaatACAGCAAGCAGCTCATCTGGCTGGGTTATGTTCTAACCTGCCTCCCTGACACCACTGCTATTTCTCAGTCAAGATCATTTTCTACAGTTTGTTTACATGCAAATGGGAAAATGGCGTTGATGTTGCATCTTTGTATAAAGTAGAATGTAGCAAAATCAGAGATACTGGAGCAACGTATTCTGTAAGGCCCCTCTCTATCTGAATCTCTTTATAATGAAAATAGCCTTTAGAATTGACTGGGTTTTATGTTTCCTACTTTTAGGATCATTGTTGAAAAGCTTTTCTTGTGGTTACATAAAGGACTTTGGTGTAAATTGAGATTCACTCCTCAGCAGGAAAAAACAACGGATCGAGCAGGAAAAGCGGACAGACCCGTTGTGTCGGTGGCTGACCCGGATAAGACATCAACTGTTGTGAGCCACACTCCAAGTGTCTCTCGGAAAGAAAATGAACCAACTGAACTACTGACTAATGAGATTATTTTCGACCAAGGTAACAGTGAAAAATAGATGGCTCAGTGTGCTTAAAGGAAATCTGACACAGAGCATGCACTTACActaatatgtatgtgtatgtactGTGTTTATATGTTTGAGCACACTTTGACTAACAGCTGTTAATCCTCACATTGCCTCATTATATTCCAGGTTCTGATGAGCCTGTGCCCTCAGTGAACGATGTCTCGAAAGAAGAGCTCCAGTCTGTTCCCTCTGCAACTGCAGGCAAGCAGGATATTTTACCACCACTAGAGGGAGCTGTCAAAACAAACGAGGCAGGGACAGAGACCAGTAAACTGATGAAGAATAATCTGACTGAGGATGAAGACATGGAGTTGATGGATGCTCATGAAGAGGGCACTCAGACAGAAGGTAAAGAACTCAGAGAATCAAACAAATTGCTAACAGAAGGGATGAAggcttttaaaatcacattagTGTCGCTTCTGTAATTTCAAAAACAGATCTGTTTCAGACAACCCGATGTATACGTGCATATTCTTATGCCATCAGGGACCATGAATATCCAACACTTCCATATGTCTGCCTTTTTTCACTGAGGCTCAGCAGTGATATTCAGTTATCCCTAACACTATAGACCGTCTCTGGGAAGAAGTTCTTAATTTGTTATAAATTCAAATGTCATGTGTTCTGAGGTAGACCCTGGAATGGAGGGCATGCTGATTGGCCAGGGAAAGGTCGATGAGACGCATGATGGTCAGAAATTGGAGCCAGAAGAGTATGGCGCAGACAGACACATTGTGGGTGGAGCTGATTCGAAGAAACAACAGCAGATTAAACAGGCAGAAAACATCGGTACGTTGGTTTATCTTAGCCTCCATGTTGGGGTTTATCAATGTAGTTGACCATTTGAGGGCCATAGATAGAGTTTGAGTGACGGATATATATTGCACTGTCCTGCaaggatgtgtgtttgtttcatgtgAATTGCTCTGTTTCATAGACAAGGACATGGAGGAAGAGTTGGCTGACTATAACGGCGATGATGAGAACGAAGGGGAATTTGAAGCAGACAAACAAGCAGAACTTGCTCAACACTGAGGTAAACACTGAGATCCTCATCAGTGGCATTTACCTTCTCCACAGGTTCAAATGGTACCTTGAGATGGTATCAATGAGTCATACATCATACGGTCCTTAACTTCAGGAGATGTTTCAGAGCTTTTTATTGAACAAGCACAAATTCATCTAGTTTCAGCTAAACTGTACAGCATGGTGAAGCTACCTTGAGAAGTTCTAATTAAAGTAATTATCTGGTTTTAGGACAA from Limanda limanda chromosome 5, fLimLim1.1, whole genome shotgun sequence includes:
- the golm1 gene encoding Golgi membrane protein 1 isoform X2, yielding MGGLGNVRRAGRSPPLMIGALIACILVLGFNYWVCSSRNLELQTKLYEMEGQVRRGAAERGVSEIKKNEFQEEIQRQKEEITHQESLFKRQLEALEKSCNQEKDALQENMSSSAKITQEIRGRVNQLNEEVGKLQKELQSCQGNINTLNSKLTYDMTQCHSQVLSQKELCDERVAAAKLEVQTKMEKLISSPSVVTSQEKTTDRAGKADRPVVSVADPDKTSTVVSHTPSVSRKENEPTELLTNEIIFDQGSDEPVPSVNDVSKEELQSVPSATAGKQDILPPLEGAVKTNEAGTETSKLMKNNLTEDEDMELMDAHEEGTQTEDPGMEGMLIGQGKVDETHDGQKLEPEEYGADRHIVGGADSKKQQQIKQAENIDKDMEEELADYNGDDENEGEFEADKQAELAQH
- the golm1 gene encoding Golgi membrane protein 1 isoform X1, with protein sequence MGGLGNVRRAGRSPPLMIGALIACILVLGFNYWVCSSRNLELQTKLYEMEGQVRRGAAERGVSEIKKNEFQEEIQRQKEEITHQESLFKRQLEALEKSCNQEKDALQENMSSSAKITQEIRGRVNQLNEEVGKLQKELQSCQGNINTLNSKLTYDMTQCHSQVLSQKELCDERVAAAKLEVQTKMEKLISSPSVVTSQQEKTTDRAGKADRPVVSVADPDKTSTVVSHTPSVSRKENEPTELLTNEIIFDQGSDEPVPSVNDVSKEELQSVPSATAGKQDILPPLEGAVKTNEAGTETSKLMKNNLTEDEDMELMDAHEEGTQTEDPGMEGMLIGQGKVDETHDGQKLEPEEYGADRHIVGGADSKKQQQIKQAENIDKDMEEELADYNGDDENEGEFEADKQAELAQH